One window of Cloacibacillus sp. genomic DNA carries:
- a CDS encoding putative metallopeptidase, with the protein MSAKVDSEFDYEICSSKIRPIAEALIKKYDELHHIDIDKILFVVNHKSAGSKKQMTLAKTSKISPKWTELLYQLGSCSYFYMIEFYSKTTAAMDENQMVALVYRELRRIGPEGELLTPDVHDWWQILMGLGRKWFYPDSSCPNLLDDNVDWRKLMGTYYEESRDAE; encoded by the coding sequence ATGTCCGCAAAGGTAGATTCGGAATTCGATTACGAAATATGTTCAAGCAAGATCCGGCCAATAGCCGAGGCCCTCATAAAAAAATATGACGAGCTGCACCACATTGATATAGATAAGATCCTCTTTGTGGTGAATCATAAGAGCGCCGGCAGCAAAAAGCAGATGACGCTTGCGAAGACCAGCAAAATATCTCCAAAATGGACGGAGCTGCTCTATCAGCTCGGCTCATGCAGCTATTTTTATATGATAGAGTTCTATTCAAAGACTACGGCCGCGATGGATGAAAACCAGATGGTGGCGCTCGTCTACCGCGAACTTCGCCGCATAGGGCCGGAAGGAGAGCTGCTGACGCCTGACGTTCACGACTGGTGGCAGATACTTATGGGGCTGGGCCGCAAATGGTTCTACCCCGACAGCAGCTGTCCGAATCTGCTGGACGACAACGTTGACTGGCGAAAACTGATGGGCACCTACTACGAGGAAAGCCGCGACGCAGAGTAG